A single window of Watersipora subatra chromosome 9, tzWatSuba1.1, whole genome shotgun sequence DNA harbors:
- the LOC137404335 gene encoding glutathionyl-hydroquinone reductase YqjG-like, protein MPSQTVIESDGTIKSFTDWVKADGSTDFQPENGRYHLYGQHLCPFSHRAAMGRVLKGLEDVISMDNMDYELNRGEGWKFSPDKEGCDADSVNGYKYLKEAYTASAKKLGASGFSGTVVVPTLYDKKLQRVVSNESADILRMFNEEFNEFCVNKELDLFPEALRPEIEEVEKWTHMTIGLGVYGPGRAENQEEYDSAIEKLFTGLDKAEAILSKNRYLVGKQLTEADVRLFVVLIRFDVVYYFLKCCKRRIADYPALWAYTRDIYQTGNIKSTVVFDQIMKGYFMSYYMRAINPNKIVPVLPELNYDEEPNRENM, encoded by the exons ATGCCTTCGCAGACTGTTATCGAAAGTGATGGAACCATCAAATCTTTTACTGATTGGGTGAAAG CGGATGGAAGTACTGACTTTCAGCCAGAAAATGGCCGCTATCACTTGTATGGTCAGCACTTGTGTCCATTTTCTCATCGCGCAGCCATGGGAAGGGTACTAAAAGGCCTTGAAGATGTTATCAGCATGGACAACATGGATTACGAACTTAACAGGGGAGAAGGCTGGAAGTTTAGCCCTGAC AAAGAAGGATGTGACGCGGACTCAGTTAATGGTTACAAATACCTGAAGGAAGCCTATACCGCCTCTGCAAAGAAACTTGGAGCTTCAG GTTTCTCTGGAACTGTTGTTGTTCCTACCTTGTACGACAAAAAGCTTCAGCGAGTTGTGAGCAATGAGTCGGCAGACATTCTCAGAATGTTCAACGAGGAGTTCAATGAGTTCTGCGTGAACAAAGAACTCGATCTCTTCCCCGAAGCCCTCAGACCCGAGATAGAGGAAGTAGAGAAGTGGACTCACAT GACCATAGGTTTGGGTGTCTATGGCCCTGGGAGGGCTGAAAATCAGGAGGAGTATGATTCAGCCATAGAGAAGCTCTTTACAGGACTTGACAAG GCAGAAGCCATATTGTCAAAGAACAGATACCTGGTGGGCAAACAGCTAACCGAGGCTGATGTTAGGCTGTTTGTTGTGCTCATCAGGTTTGATGTTGTATACTATTTCTTGAAGTGCTGTAAGAGGAGAATAGCTG ACTATCCAGCTTTGTGGGCATACACGAGGGACATCTATCAGACAGGAAATATCAAAAGCACAGTCGTATTTGATCAGATCATGAAAGGATATTTT ATGTCCTATTACATGAGGGCTATAAACCCTAATAAAATTGTTCCTGTTTTGCCTGAGCTGAACTATGATGAAGAACCAAACCGAGAGAACATGTAA